The region CAAGGGGGACCCGAAGGATTGGAAAAAGGAGGGAAAAGTCTCCGTCCCTTATGCCCGAGATGGACAGCCAGGCGATCTCCTCCTCCTCATGGGGCAGGCCGATGCCAGTCCGAAAGAAAAAAACACGAATTGGCTTCTCGTGCAAGAAGTCAATGAAGTGCTTTATGGATACATTCGCAAAGCCCCCCCACTTGAGGAGAAGAATGCCAAGCGGCTGGAGTTTTATTGGCAGGGGCTTGAATCTCTCGATCCGGAAATCGGCAACGATGCTTTTGCCGAATTCAGTCGGGCCACCTATGCCGATGTCGCCTCCATCAAAGCCATTTATCAACCCGAGAAACTCCGGCAATGGCTGCGATCCGAACAGGTTCTCCCTATTCGGAAAGGTCTTTATGCCATGATGTTAGGGCTTGTTGGTAACGGTGAAGATGCCGCCTGGATGCTCGAAGAAATCCTGCGTCCTGTTCAGCCCCAGGAAACCCGCCTCGGAATTGACGGCATGATGGCAGGCTTCGTCCTGCTCGAAGGTCAGACGGGCCTCGAAAAGATCTGCCACGCCAAACTCGACAACCCTCAGACTTCACCTGCCGAACTCTACGCCACCGTGAATCTACTCCGTTTCCTCTGGGAAGAGAATCCCCTCCATCTGCCACCCGAGATCCTCCGCAACCAGCTACGCAAACTATTACCCAAAAGAGAATTAGGTGAAGTTGCGCTAGTCGATCTGGCCCGCTGGAAAGACTGGGGAGCCTGGCCGATGATTCAAGCTCAATGGGGACAGGGTGCTTTCTCGAACACGACGGGAAAACAGAAAATCATCCAGTTCGCCCAGACCATGCTCAAAGACCAGAACTGGGGTGATCCCCAATCCCGCCAGGCCGTTCAAGACTTTATCGACCGGAATCCATTGCCCAAATCTCCATTTCTGCCTTTACCAACCCCCTGAAAATTTGATACTGCACTCAATGAGTAAATCTCTCCAGTCGTCGGGGAAAGAAAGTCAACCCTCTTGATACTTGCAAAAGTGCAGGATCAGGAAGTCTGGTCAGCCCCCTTTCGTGTGGATATGATCAATTTTGGAAAGTCGTGACGGAGCGTCTCTGTCTTATAGACTGTTTTGTCGAGAGAAATCGATTTTCCGAGAAATCAATGGTTGCTGCGAAATCATCGATTTCTATCTACGCCTGAAACTGAGTTTGGGAGATACTGCCGGTTAAGTCAGGGCTGACCATTCAGGTAGCCGCTCAAATTTGTGCTCTTCCGTTTCGGATTGGAATTTATGGCATCGCGACCACCACAGCTTTCTCCAGGCGAATTCGTCGTGGGCGATACCTCGATCACGGTAAAACAACCGTCATTGCAGTACCGTGGTTACCGTGTTGAAGATCTGTCGCGCGATGCTCAATTTCCTGAGGTGGCCTGGCTGCTCATCGAAGGTTCTTTGCCCAGCCCGGAAGAATTGGCCGATCTCGAAGCCGCACTTTCTGAAGACGGCCGCCTGGATGACGAAGTCACCACCTGGCTGGTCAATCTTCCCATGCATGTTCCCGGTCTTGATGCCTTAAGAACAGCCGTCAGCCTCACGGCTACGCTCGACCCCCAGGCTCAGGATAACTCACTGGCTGCTCAACGCGAAAAAGCCTATCGGCTCCTCGCACGCTACCCGATTATGGCTGCCGCTGTGGCTGGGGGTACGTTACCGGACGACGCCGAATACCACTCAGAACTCTCCTATGGTGGAAATTTCCTCCGCCTCGCCTCAGGCATTGAGCCACGCGATGAACATTCCATGGCGATGGATGCACTGCTGATCACTTCCGCCGATTTCGAATACGAACCCAGTACTCTGGCAGCACGCCTGGCGGCTGGCAG is a window of Planctopirus limnophila DSM 3776 DNA encoding:
- a CDS encoding citrate/2-methylcitrate synthase, with translation MASRPPQLSPGEFVVGDTSITVKQPSLQYRGYRVEDLSRDAQFPEVAWLLIEGSLPSPEELADLEAALSEDGRLDDEVTTWLVNLPMHVPGLDALRTAVSLTATLDPQAQDNSLAAQREKAYRLLARYPIMAAAVAGGTLPDDAEYHSELSYGGNFLRLASGIEPRDEHSMAMDALLITSADFEYEPSTLAARLAAGSRVDVLGAMVAALSIFSGECPLDEARAIADLLDAVHSPEMSRDLIHRLWEERAILPGFGPRIPRGGDARVCVLSDWADQLSDQPDFEVWEEHADWIEAAAWEVAEQGPTLLWAVVRMMKYLGLPVDAAPVVISTGRVAGWMAHYMEQIRTTWKLRPLGAYIGPTDLQFLPVDDRSA